The Sulfurihydrogenibium azorense Az-Fu1 genome contains the following window.
AATAGTTAGTGCTACAGACGAAACTAAAAACTTGATAGGAGATAAAAAAGCGTTAATCGGTGGAGATAACATGACAGCTATCCATCTTGCAGAAGCTGTAGGTGGATCAGCATTCATGGGATTCATATCAGCAGTTGCATTTGCTACTATATTGGCAGTTGTTTCTGGACTAACTTTAGCTGGAGCTTCTACTTTATCCCACGACCTGTATGCAAACGTTATAGCAAAAGAAAAAGATGAACAAAAAGAGATGAAAGTTTCAAGAATAGCAACTTTTGTAATCGGTATACTAGCAATAATCTTAGGTATAATCTTTGAAAAACAAAACGTAGCGTTTATGGTTGGACTGGCGTTTGCTATTGCTGCATCAGTAAACTTCCCGATACTTCTTTTATCTATATACTGGAAAAACCTTACTACAAGAGGTGCATTCTGGGGTGGTTTAGCTGGATTAGTTGTTGCTTTAGTATTAATCGTTATATCTCCTACTGTATGGGTTGATGTATTTAAAAATCCAGAGCCAATAATAAAGCTTAAAAACCCCGCATTATTCTCAATGCTCACTACATTTGTTTTAACAATACTAATATCCAAACTTGACAACTCCGAAAGAGCTAAAGAAGACAGAGAAGGCTTTGAACCTCAGTATATCAGGTCTCAAACCGGAATAGGTGCAGAAGGAGCTGTCCATCACTAATGCCAAGTAAAGGGGGCTTTTAAGCCTCCTTTTTAAAAATCAAGGAGATTAGAGATGAGTATAGCAGATATCAAGCTTTTTTTAAAAACATGCTATCCTTTTGAGCTACTGACAGATTCACAGCTAAACGAGATTATAGATAACACAGAGATAGTGTATCTAAAGCCAAATCAAACAGTATTAAACCTTCCGGATTTTTACTATATCATTCTAAAAGGGTCGGTAGTTGAAAAGGATTTAGCAGGAAATGAATTAAATTATTTTGGAGAGAAAGACAGTTTTGATTATCTATCAATAATAGGTCAAAACGAAAACCAGTTTATTACTGTAGAAGAGTGTATACTCTACAGATTTCCATCAACCATACTACTAAAGCTAATCTCTGAAAATCCTGATTTTGCAAGGTACTTTAAAAAATCTACAAAAGAGAAACTTTCTTCCATAGCTTCAGAAAATCCTTATCTATTCTCAAAAGTTAAAGATATAAAGTATCAAAAACCTTTGATAGTTGAAAGTAGCTCTTCTATCTACGAAGCTGTAAAAAAGATGACCGAAGAAAAGGCTTTAAGTATAATAGTTAAATACTCAGATACCTACGGCATAGTAACAGACTCAGACTTAAGAAAAAAAGTTATTCTTTCCAAAAAAAATGTAGAAGACCCTATAGGAGATATAGCAAACAAAAACATTATAAGTGTAAACCCAGATACTTTCTTATTTGATGCAATAATAACAATGATAAAACACAACATAAAAAGAGTTGTAATTAAAGATGAAAACAACCAAATAATCGGAGTTTTAAACGAAGTAGATATACTAACCCAGTACTCAAACCAACCTCAGTTTTTAGCACTACAGGTAGAAAGAGCAAAATCAGTGGAAGAATTAAAAGTCATATCAGACTCAATGATAAACACAGTAAAACTTCTTCATAAAGAAGGAATAAGAACCCGTCATATAATGAAATTTGTATCAGAGATAAACGAAAAAATATTTAAAAAATTATTCAGTCTTCTCGCAGACGAGAGTATAAGAGAAAACACTTGCTTAATAGTTATGGGAAGTGAAGGCAGACAAGAGCAGATACTCAAAACAGACCAAGATAACGGTTTAATTCTGTCTGATAATTTTGAGTTTGATAAAGAAGTTTTAGAAAACTTTTCAAAAAACTTTATAGAAGCTCTCAAAACGTTAGGTTATCCAGAGTGTAAAGGAAACGTAATGCTTACAAATCCACAATGGAGAAAAACTTTAAAAGAGTTTAAGGAATCTATTTTTGAGTATATAAACAACATAACCCCAGAAAACATGCTAAACCTTGCAATACTCATAGACTTAAGACCTATTGAAGGAAAGATAGAACTGGCAGAAAAACTTAGAGAGTACATTTTTGAAAACATCTCAGACAACAAAACATTTCTATCTTGGTTTGCATTACCAACTATAAACTTTAAAACACCTTTAAACTTTTTTGGTGGATTTGAGACAGAAAAAGGAGAACACAAAGGAGAGTTAGACATAAAAAAAGGTGGTATATTCCCTATCATTCATGGTGTTAGGTCTTTAGCTGTTGAGAATAGAATAACTCAAACAAACACATTTAACCGTATAAAAGAACTGGTTAATTTAAATGTAATAAATAAAGATTTTGGCAGAGAATTAATAGAGTCGTTAGAATTTATGCTAACTTTAAGACTTAGAGAAAGACTTAAAAAGATAGAGATGAAAAAACAACCCGACGATTATATAAATGTAAACTCTCTAACAAACTATGAAAAAGATTTATTAAAAGAGTCTTTTAAAGTTGTAAACAAATTTAAAGATTTTATAACAAACCACTATAAACTAAACTACTTAAGATGATAAATTTATTAAAACGCCTAAAAAAAGAATTTTTAAAGAAAAAACTTAAAGACAATGAGTTCCTATTTCTTTTTGATGACCCACCAGAAGATGAGTACGTAGTCTTTGACACAGAAACAACAGGCTTAAACCCAAAAACAGACGACATTCTCTCCATCGGAGCTGTAAAGATAAAACAAAACAGAATCCTTTTAAATGATAGATTTTACACAGTAGTAAAACCAGAAAGAGAAATAAATGAAGAAACGATAAAGATACACGGACTTAGGAAAAAAGACCTTGAAAACGGCATTCCCATAGAAAAAGCTATAAAGGACTTTTTAAGATTTATAGGTAGTAGACCTCTTGTTGGATATTACATAGATTTTGATGTAGCAATGATAAACAAGTATACAAAAAAAATCATAGGAATACCTCTTCCAAACAAAAAAATAGAAGTATCCGGAATGTACTACGATTACAAGATAGGTACAATACCACAGGGATTTGTAGATTTAAGGTTTGATTCTATCCTAAAAGGCCTAAAAATTCCATCTTTTGGAAAACACGACGCCTTAAACGATGCCATCATGACCGGACTTATTTTTTTAAAGTTGAAGTCAAAAAATTAACAAATTTACAAAATATTTACACAAAAAAATTAAAAGAAAATATATAATATAAAGTGATAAAATTTAACCAGAAGGAGAGAAATTAATGAAGTTAAAAATGTTTATAGCTGGATTGATGTTTGCAGGAACAACTGTTTTTGCAGCTGAAAGTTGTCTTGGTGGTGGAAGTAGTAAAGTAAGTGCTGCTCAAGTAGAAAAAGCATTATCCGGAATTTTAGGAAACGCAAAAGTTGTAAGTGTGTCCGATTCGCCTATATCAGGACTTTACGAAGTTATAATAGAAACAGGAAATAAAAAAGTACCTATATACGTTGATTGTAATTTAAAGTACTTAGTAAACGGTGAAATTATAGATGTAAACAAAAAAGTAAGTCTTACAAGAGAAAGATTCCAACAGCTCCAATCTCAAGCCAACTCTGAGAAAGAGGTTAAATTAGCAAAGCTTTTAGGTAAAGACAAAGTTGAAATGCTGAAAAAAGAAGGATTAATAGACCTTATAAACTTTGTTGACACAAAAAATTTACCTAAATCTAACATTACCTACGGTAATGGTAATATTGTAGTCTACGTATTTACAGACCCACAGTGTCCTTTCTGTGCAAAGCTGCATAAAGAGATAGAAAAAATCCTAAAAGATAGAAAAGATGTTAGATTTGAGATGGTGCTGTACCCTCTACCGTTCCATAAACATGCAAGAGGTATATCAGAAAATATAGAGTGTCAAAAAGACAACAACTCTAAACAAAACATACTTAACAAATCTTTTGACAGTGTAGCAAAAGGAGATGAATCGGGACTGTCTTCTATAGATAAGCCTTGTACAGCTGGTAGAGGAATAATAGATAAAAATCTTCAGTACGCTCAATCAGTAAGTATAAATGGAACTCCTACAATAGTTTTCCCAAATAAAGGTATCGCAGTATCCGGTGCAATACCAGCCGAAACTTTAAACAAACTTATAGACATTTTAAAGTGATAAAAGTTGAAAATTTAAAAGTAAAGTTTTCTCTCGATAATCAAACAGTGGAGGCTCTAAAGGGAGTCTCCTTTCATCTAAATCAAGGTGAGATTTTAGCAATAGTGGGAGAGTCTGGCTCAGGAAAAAGTGTAAGTTGTAATGCTATAATGGGTCTTCTGCCTTCTTATGCAACAGTAGAAGGAAATATATTTATAGACGAGAAAAATATAAAAGATTTATCAAAGGAAGATATGAGAAGATTAAGAGGTAGTACAGTATCGATGGTATTTCAAGAGCCATCGGCAGTTTTAAACCCTTTACTAACCGTAGGAGACCAGATACTAGAAACTGTGTTAGCCCATAAAGATGTATCTTACAAAGAAGCAAAAGATATAGTTTTAGAAACGATGGAAGCTGTTAAAATTCCAGACCCTGAAAGAAGATTCTACCAGTATCCCCACGAGTTATCAGGTGGTTTAAAACAAAGGGTTGTAATAGCTGCAGCTGTTGTAAACAAACCTAAGTATATTTTAGCAGATGAACCAACAACGGCTCTGGACGTTACAACGGCAGCTGGAATTTTATCTCTTTTTCAAGACTTAAAACAAACCTACAATATCGGAATACTGTTTATAACCCATGACCTTGGAGTGGTTGCCCAGATAGCTGATAGAGTTGTTGTAATGTATAAAGGAGAGATTATGGAAGAGGGCGATGTTTACCAGATATTTGATAACCCAAAATCAGACTATACTAAAAAACTCCTATCATCGAGAGTCTATCTGTAAACTCACCGTTTAATAAAAACTACATCACCTAAATCTTGTATGTTTATGCTAAAATTATAAACGTTTTTGTTATTATTGCTTACGGAGTAAAACATTTGGATAGAAAGTTAGTCATTACAACAGGAACAAAAAAAATTTTTTATCTTATATTAGAAGATAACGTTCCTGTTGAACTTAAAATTGAAGATATAGAAATATCAAAACAAACAGGTAGCATATACAAAGGAAAAGTTTTGTCCTACAGCTCCGCAATGGAAGCTTACTTTGTAGATATAGGAGAGGATAAAGAAGCCTTTTTACCCAGTAAAGATATATGTGAAGAAGAATGTAAAAACATAAAGAAAGGCTCTGTAATACTTGTTCAAGTAAAAAGGTCTCCTGTAAGTACCAAAGGTGCAAAGCTGTCCTGTAAACTCTCTTTACCGGGAAAATTTTTAGTTTTGCTCCCACAAAATAAAGGGAAAGTATCAATATCATCAAAATACGAAGACCAAGATGTAAGAGAGTCTTTAAAAAGTCGTATAACTAACCTTATAAAAGATATTAACCCTGATAACTACGGAATAATAATAAGAACTTCCGCAATAAACGCCACAGATCAAGAGATAATAGAAGATTTTAAATTTTTAAAGGAGTTATGGAGTAATATCCAAAAAGAAGCCGAAAAAAAGAAAGCTCCTGCCATTATTTACGAAGAACCCTTCAAAGCTTTTACAATAATAAGAGACTACGCAGCAAACTTCTCAGAGATAATATCTGACGATATAAAACTTTTAAAACAGATAAAAGAGTTTTTAAATAACAACTTCCCAAACAACAGTATAAAAATCACACCCTACAGAAAAAGAAAAGAGTCTTTATACTTTGCATACGGTATAGATAAGTTGATAAATAAAATACTTTCACCTTACGCATACCTAAAAAGCGGGTCTTACCTTGTTATACAAGAGACAGAAGCATTGGTTGTAATAGACGTAAACAGCGGAAGCTGTAATAAACAAAAAAACCTTGAAGAAACAGCATTTAAAATAAACACAGAAGCTGTAAAAGAGATAGTAAGACAGATAAGACTGAGAGATTTGGCAGGAATAATAATAATAGACTTTATAGACATGACAGAGAAAGAACACAAAGAAAAACTACTTGAATTGTTAAAAGAAGAATTTAAAAAAGACAAAAGACCAGTAAAAATAAAAGGATTAACCCAACTTGGTTTAGTAGAACTATCAAGAAAAAAGTTAGAAGAAAGTATAGTAAAACAACTCTCCCAATCCTGCCAAACATGCTATGGAAAAGGTTATATAAGATCTGAAGATATATTACTTTTTGAACTTGAAAAAACACTTCTTAAAGCCAAACCATTTGTAAAGTTAAAACTTATGATAAACCCTAAGTTATCAAGTGGAGTGAATCAACTCTTAGAAAGTTTAAACCTTAAAGAGTTTGTAGAAATAGAGTATAATAATAAAATGCACATAGATAAATTTGAGGTTGAAAAAGTATTATGAAGAAAATTGTTTTTTTAGGCATTTTATCGGCTTTTATGTTTTCTTGCGGTAGCAAAACAGAAGTTTACGTAGGTCAAGAAAAGTTATCAAAAGGTTTAACTCTATACCAAAAAGGAGATTACAAAAAAGCAAAAGAAGAGTTAAAAAATGCAATATTTAAGTCAGAAGGTCTTACACCTGCACAGCTTATGGAAGCAAGATTTGCTTTGGCAGACTCTTACTATAACAGGGAAGAGTACGTAGATGCTATCGTTGAGTTTGAAGAGTTTATAGCCCTTTTCCCTACTTCACCTAAAATCCCAGAAGCTCTTTACAAACTAGCCATGTCTTACTTATTTGTTTCTCCAGATTACAAAAGAGACTTAACCTATGTAAACAAAGCAGAAGAAAAAGCTCAAGAGATAATAGATAATTATCCAGACAGTAAATACGTTGCAGCTGCAAAAGAGATAATCAAAAAAGTAAACGAAATAAAAGCAAAACATACACTCTATATAGCAGAAACTTATGAAAAGTACGGAAAACCATACTCAGCCGCCGTATACTACGAGGAAGCTTACAGTAAGTATAAAGATTACATACAGAAAGATTACGTAATATACAAACTTGCTTACAACTTAGTAAACTCTCAGTACCAGTACACCCAAGAAATTGAAAAGTATAAGAAGCAGATAAAAGAGTTAGAAAAAAAGATAGACCAAGAGAAAGACTTAGAAGCTAAAAATGTTTTAATAAACAGAAAAAAGCTTTTAGAAGAACAGCTTAACAATCTTATAGAAAGAATAAACAACTCAAAAGAAAAAGCAAAGGAGTTAATTGCATCATTTGATAAGGCATTCCCTGAATCTCCTTACAAACAACAAGTCAAAAATCTTGAAAATGAAAGCAAATTGCAAAATTTATTAAAAAAACTTCAATTCTAAGAGGTGAGATGGAAACGTTGGAAATTTTAAAAAAGATTGTAGAAAAAGCAGAAGAGAAAAAAGGAGAAGATATAGTTGCTTTAGAGATAGGTAAAGTATCTCCGATTGCAGATTATATGATTATTTTATCTGGAAGTGTTCCAGTTCATACCAGAGCTATATGTGATAACATTATAGCAGGATTAAAAGAGTATGGTGTGATACCACAACATTTAGAAGGTTATAACGAAGGAAGGTGGATAGCTATAGACTATGGAGATATTATGGTAAATATATTTTTACCAGAGATAAGAGACTACTACAAACTTGAATGGTTGTGGTCAGACGCCCCAAGGGTTGAATTAGATTATAAAGCTGCGGAAAGTTAATGTCTATTGGAATATTTGATTCTGGAATAGGTGGCTTAACAGTATTTAAAGAAGTTGCAGAAAACTTTCCAAAGGCAGATATCTACTACTTAGGTGATACTGCAAGAGTCCCTTACGGAAATAAATCCAAAGAAACGATAATAAGATACTCCATTGAATGTGCTACATACCTTTACCACAACTTTAACGTAGACCTTTTAATAATAGCCTGTAATACAGCCTCTTCTTATGCAATAGAAACATTAAAAAAAATCCTACCTATTCCTATAATAGGCGTTGTAAAACCCGGGGCTGAAGCTGCTATAAGGTATACAAAAAACAAAAAAGTTGGAGTGATAGGTACAGTTGCAACTGTTAAAAGTCAATCCTATGTAAATGAGCTGAAAAATTTAGACAACTCGTTAGAAATCTATCAAAAGCCTTGTCCTTTGTTTGTGCCACTGGTAGAAGAAGGTTGGATTGATAACGAAGTAGCAAGGTTAACAGTGAAAGAGTATCTACAAGAGTTGATAGAGAAAGGTATAGATACCCTTATACTTGGATGTACCCACTATCCCCTTTTAAAAAACACTATTAAATCTCTCTATCCACATCTTAATATAGTTGACTCTTCTATAGCGATAGTTGACCATATAAAAAATTTAAATTTAACATTTAACGGAAATGGAGTTAGAAAAGTATTTATTACAGATGAGTCCCACGCATTTGATAATTTCAAAAAAATGCTAATAGGAGATGTAAAAACAGAAAAGATAGAACTGTCTGATTTATGCTCCCTCTAAAAAACAAAGGCATCTCTTACATTTCCAAGTAAATCTTTTACACCTTTATACTTTCCGCTACAAACGTTATCCTCTTGTAGCATATAATACTGGTCTAAAGTCATTATAGGGTCTGGCATTAAAGAAAATACTGGTATCATAAATAAAAATGCTTTCTTTGGAACAGGTATAACAGGTCTTTTTATGTTTAAGTATTTTAATGCAAACTCAAATAACTCTTTGTAGTTTATTACTTTATTACCGCAAAGCTCAAAAATCTCATTTTTTATTTCTGTTAAAGTTGCTTTTTCAAAACACTCTGCTACATCGTAAACATTAACAGGCTGGACTTTTGCATCATAAGGTGCTAAGAAAAAAGGTGCTATTTTACTGTACTTTTTAAAATCTTCAAACAGTTTCTGCTCTTTTCCAAGTATTATTGAAGGTCTAAATATTACATAATTAAGACCACTGGATATTAAGTACTCCTCTGCCATTGCTTTGGTTTTTTGATACATACTTTTTGAATTTATATCAGCTCCTAAGGCTGACATCTGAATAAACTTTTTAGCGTTTAAATTTTTTGAAGCATCTATAAGTCTTTTTGGTATTTCATAGTGAGTATACTCAAAAGTGTTATTTCCACTCTCTTTTAAAATGCCTATAAGATTTATAACAACATCCGGATTAACTTCAAAAATAGGATTCTCAATTTTATCATTGAATTTTACAGCTTTTACAGAATCTCCAAAAATGCTCTTTGCTTTACTTTCATTTCTCGCAGCTAAAAAAAGCTCCACTTTACCAATCAGCTGCCTTACAACATACCTTCCTACAAATCCAGTAGAACCATAGATTAAAACCTTCATAGTATTAAATATTGATAAAAAATCAAAAATTTGCAATAAGAGTTATTGAATTTTAAACTTCATGATAAGGAGGGAAGGTAAAACCTTCCCTCGAAGT
Protein-coding sequences here:
- the murI gene encoding glutamate racemase codes for the protein MSIGIFDSGIGGLTVFKEVAENFPKADIYYLGDTARVPYGNKSKETIIRYSIECATYLYHNFNVDLLIIACNTASSYAIETLKKILPIPIIGVVKPGAEAAIRYTKNKKVGVIGTVATVKSQSYVNELKNLDNSLEIYQKPCPLFVPLVEEGWIDNEVARLTVKEYLQELIEKGIDTLILGCTHYPLLKNTIKSLYPHLNIVDSSIAIVDHIKNLNLTFNGNGVRKVFITDESHAFDNFKKMLIGDVKTEKIELSDLCSL
- a CDS encoding DsbC family protein, whose amino-acid sequence is MKLKMFIAGLMFAGTTVFAAESCLGGGSSKVSAAQVEKALSGILGNAKVVSVSDSPISGLYEVIIETGNKKVPIYVDCNLKYLVNGEIIDVNKKVSLTRERFQQLQSQANSEKEVKLAKLLGKDKVEMLKKEGLIDLINFVDTKNLPKSNITYGNGNIVVYVFTDPQCPFCAKLHKEIEKILKDRKDVRFEMVLYPLPFHKHARGISENIECQKDNNSKQNILNKSFDSVAKGDESGLSSIDKPCTAGRGIIDKNLQYAQSVSINGTPTIVFPNKGIAVSGAIPAETLNKLIDILK
- a CDS encoding 3'-5' exonuclease encodes the protein MINLLKRLKKEFLKKKLKDNEFLFLFDDPPEDEYVVFDTETTGLNPKTDDILSIGAVKIKQNRILLNDRFYTVVKPEREINEETIKIHGLRKKDLENGIPIEKAIKDFLRFIGSRPLVGYYIDFDVAMINKYTKKIIGIPLPNKKIEVSGMYYDYKIGTIPQGFVDLRFDSILKGLKIPSFGKHDALNDAIMTGLIFLKLKSKN
- a CDS encoding putative nucleotidyltransferase substrate binding domain-containing protein produces the protein MSIADIKLFLKTCYPFELLTDSQLNEIIDNTEIVYLKPNQTVLNLPDFYYIILKGSVVEKDLAGNELNYFGEKDSFDYLSIIGQNENQFITVEECILYRFPSTILLKLISENPDFARYFKKSTKEKLSSIASENPYLFSKVKDIKYQKPLIVESSSSIYEAVKKMTEEKALSIIVKYSDTYGIVTDSDLRKKVILSKKNVEDPIGDIANKNIISVNPDTFLFDAIITMIKHNIKRVVIKDENNQIIGVLNEVDILTQYSNQPQFLALQVERAKSVEELKVISDSMINTVKLLHKEGIRTRHIMKFVSEINEKIFKKLFSLLADESIRENTCLIVMGSEGRQEQILKTDQDNGLILSDNFEFDKEVLENFSKNFIEALKTLGYPECKGNVMLTNPQWRKTLKEFKESIFEYINNITPENMLNLAILIDLRPIEGKIELAEKLREYIFENISDNKTFLSWFALPTINFKTPLNFFGGFETEKGEHKGELDIKKGGIFPIIHGVRSLAVENRITQTNTFNRIKELVNLNVINKDFGRELIESLEFMLTLRLRERLKKIEMKKQPDDYINVNSLTNYEKDLLKESFKVVNKFKDFITNHYKLNYLR
- a CDS encoding complex I NDUFA9 subunit family protein codes for the protein MKVLIYGSTGFVGRYVVRQLIGKVELFLAARNESKAKSIFGDSVKAVKFNDKIENPIFEVNPDVVINLIGILKESGNNTFEYTHYEIPKRLIDASKNLNAKKFIQMSALGADINSKSMYQKTKAMAEEYLISSGLNYVIFRPSIILGKEQKLFEDFKKYSKIAPFFLAPYDAKVQPVNVYDVAECFEKATLTEIKNEIFELCGNKVINYKELFEFALKYLNIKRPVIPVPKKAFLFMIPVFSLMPDPIMTLDQYYMLQEDNVCSGKYKGVKDLLGNVRDAFVF
- a CDS encoding Rne/Rng family ribonuclease; the protein is MDRKLVITTGTKKIFYLILEDNVPVELKIEDIEISKQTGSIYKGKVLSYSSAMEAYFVDIGEDKEAFLPSKDICEEECKNIKKGSVILVQVKRSPVSTKGAKLSCKLSLPGKFLVLLPQNKGKVSISSKYEDQDVRESLKSRITNLIKDINPDNYGIIIRTSAINATDQEIIEDFKFLKELWSNIQKEAEKKKAPAIIYEEPFKAFTIIRDYAANFSEIISDDIKLLKQIKEFLNNNFPNNSIKITPYRKRKESLYFAYGIDKLINKILSPYAYLKSGSYLVIQETEALVVIDVNSGSCNKQKNLEETAFKINTEAVKEIVRQIRLRDLAGIIIIDFIDMTEKEHKEKLLELLKEEFKKDKRPVKIKGLTQLGLVELSRKKLEESIVKQLSQSCQTCYGKGYIRSEDILLFELEKTLLKAKPFVKLKLMINPKLSSGVNQLLESLNLKEFVEIEYNNKMHIDKFEVEKVL
- a CDS encoding outer membrane protein assembly factor BamD, with the protein product MKKIVFLGILSAFMFSCGSKTEVYVGQEKLSKGLTLYQKGDYKKAKEELKNAIFKSEGLTPAQLMEARFALADSYYNREEYVDAIVEFEEFIALFPTSPKIPEALYKLAMSYLFVSPDYKRDLTYVNKAEEKAQEIIDNYPDSKYVAAAKEIIKKVNEIKAKHTLYIAETYEKYGKPYSAAVYYEEAYSKYKDYIQKDYVIYKLAYNLVNSQYQYTQEIEKYKKQIKELEKKIDQEKDLEAKNVLINRKKLLEEQLNNLIERINNSKEKAKELIASFDKAFPESPYKQQVKNLENESKLQNLLKKLQF
- the rsfS gene encoding ribosome silencing factor; translation: METLEILKKIVEKAEEKKGEDIVALEIGKVSPIADYMIILSGSVPVHTRAICDNIIAGLKEYGVIPQHLEGYNEGRWIAIDYGDIMVNIFLPEIRDYYKLEWLWSDAPRVELDYKAAES
- a CDS encoding ABC transporter ATP-binding protein translates to MIKVENLKVKFSLDNQTVEALKGVSFHLNQGEILAIVGESGSGKSVSCNAIMGLLPSYATVEGNIFIDEKNIKDLSKEDMRRLRGSTVSMVFQEPSAVLNPLLTVGDQILETVLAHKDVSYKEAKDIVLETMEAVKIPDPERRFYQYPHELSGGLKQRVVIAAAVVNKPKYILADEPTTALDVTTAAGILSLFQDLKQTYNIGILFITHDLGVVAQIADRVVVMYKGEIMEEGDVYQIFDNPKSDYTKKLLSSRVYL